The region CTTCTAAAAGATTTACCATGGTGGGTCTTTGGAATACGTTATCTTACAGGATATAATAAGAAAGAGAAAAATATTCGCGAAATGATTATCATATTAAAGGCTGAAATCGCAAAACCTCTTGATAAGAGAAAAAAAGAATTTATCTCTACTAAAGAAAAGATAGAAAAATTTAGAAAAGCTTCAACTAATATTGATACACTATTTATTGAGAATAAAAAAGGAAAAAATGAAAATAAAAAATAAAAAATATATTTTATTTCTCTTCTCTGTAATTATTGTTGTTCTTTATATTATGAGTTGTGGAAAATTGACTTCTCCAAGTAAAGAAGCTCCCACTAACTTAAAAATTGAAAAAATTGTAGATGGCAGAATAAAACTAACCTGGAATTACTTTAACACAAATGACACTATTCAATTTGTTGTTGCCAGAAGAGCTGGTGAAGGTAACTGGAACGAGAATTATGAAGTCATTTCTGATGAATCTTGTTTATTTGAAGATAATATCCCAACTAATGATAGTTTAGTTTATGCGTATAAAGTAAAAGCTGAGAATATAACAAAGGCTACCTCCTCATATTTCTCAGAAGTTATTGCTTACTTTTCTGATAATACAACACCAACAAATATTGTTATTGAGCAAATAACTCAAGATACAATTAAAATAATCTGGAATGATAGGTGCGCAGGCGAAGATGGATATCTCGTTGATAAAAAGATTGGTAACGGTTTATGGAATAATAACTACAAAAAGCTTACAGCAAATGTAAACAATTTTCTTGATACTACAACACTTTTTGATACAATATATTACAGAGTATCTGCCTTTGTTGGAGAATCAAAATCAGTTTCAGTTGAAAATTCAATAACCCCTACTTTTCCAAGCCCATCAAATTTAACATACAGCATACTCGCAATAACCAAAATTAAACTTAATTGGACTGACAATTCAGATGGAGAGGAAGGTTTTAAAATAGATAAAAAATTAAATGATGGGAACTGGCAATCCTCTTATGGAACGACTGCAGAAAATGCTACGCAATGGACAGATAATAATGCTGATATTAATCAAAATATAAAATATAGAGTCTATGCTTATGGACAGAACCACTATTCCAGCTTTATTGAAACCGATGAGATTGATGATATCTTTCCGGCACCATCAAATGTTACATTACAGAAACCAGATCCAAGTAAAATCAAAATTATGTGGGATGATAATAGCCAGGGTGAACAAGGATTTTATATTGATAAAAAAATTGGAGAATTGGATTGGGTAACAGAATATGCAACTATTGATAGTAATATAACAAATTGGATTGATGATATTCCACAACCCTGCGGTACTTTTTACTATCGGGTTAGAGCCTTTTATAATGGATTTTATTCAGATTATAGTAATGAAGAACATACAAATATTAGATTAAAGCTGGTTGATTCTTTAAATACTTTGTGTAAGGCTAATGAAGTATTTGTATCAAACTCCGGCTGGTATGCTTTTGTAGCTGATGGATATAACGGACTTGTTATTATTGACTGTATAAATCCAACTTTACCCAATGAAATCACCACAATGGATCTTCCCGACCGTACATTGTCAGTTTTTGTTCAGGACAATTTAGCTTATGTAACAAATCACAATGGTGGTTTTAATTTTGTTGATATTAGTATTATTAATTCTCCTGAAATAATTGGAAGTTGCTTTACTGAAGGTATGCCAAACGATGTATTTGTTTATGGAGATTATGCATATGTGGCGGATGGAGCTGAAGGTCTTACAATAATTATTACATCTGGAGATCCTCATTTTAGTGCAAACATCTCAACCAATGGTGATGCCAGAAGGGTGTTTGTTAAAAACAGTTGTGATTATGCATTCGTTGCCAATGGTCTAAACGGAGGACTTGCTATTATTGACATTTCTGACCCATCAACTCCTATATCTGTATCTAACTTACCAATTAATGGTCTCTCACAAGATGTCTATGTACTTGAAAACTATGCATACTTAGCAAATGGCGAGTATGGATTAGAAATTATTGATATTTCTGATGTAAACTCTCCGACTCCTGTTGCCAATTGTCCAACCAATGGTTTTGCCTATAGCGTTTATGCTCAAGATAATTATGTATACTTAGCAGATAAAGATAGGGGTTTGATTGTAATAGATGTTTCAAACCCTTTATCTCCTTATGTCTTAGGGAATTTTGAAATGTCAACAGAACCCGTATCCATTTATAAGTTTGGGAGTTATGTATACTTAGCAGATAATGAAGGATTAAAAATTATTCAGGTCGCACCATAATAAAATATGTGAAAACTATGAAAAAATTAAATAAGGAGGAACCATGAAAAAGATAGTTATTATCTTATTTGGTGTATTACTTACAGCCTCAATTACAACCGCTGACACAAATATTCCCGGTGGCAATGTCAGCGGAATTTGGACCTTTGCAGGTAGTCCGTATATTATTGATGGTGAAATCCAAATCCAAGCAGGAGATACATTGATAATAGAACCTGGTGTAGAAATTCAATTTTCAGGACATTATAAGTTTAATGTGTATGGTAGATTGTTAGTAGAAGGTAATGCTGATAGTCTTATTACTTTTACTGCACAGGATACTTCTACTGGCTGGCATGGACTTAGATTCTATGATACCAATATAAACGGGCAGGAAGCTTCAAGCTTAGTTTATTGCACATTAGAATACGGTAGGGCAACTGGAGCTGAGAGTTCGGGCGGTGCTGTTTATCTTGAAAATTCTGATGAAAATTTTCAAGATGTAACTATTCATAACAACTATGCTGCTGGATATGGTGGTGGAACGTATTTCTTGAATTCAAATCCTAATTTAACCAATGTTAGTATACTTGACAATTCAGCTTATTATGATGGTGGTGGTGTGTTCTGTTTCTCCTCCAGTCCATCTTTAATTAAAGTTACAATAAGTGGAAATACTACTGAGTGGAATGGTGGTGGTATTGCATGCTTTAATAATTCAAATCCAGAGTTAGTAAATGTTACAATTTCTCAAAATATCTCCTATCAGAATGGTTGTGGAATTGCTTGTTTATATAATTCAAGTGTGGATTTATTAAATTCAATTGTGTGGAATAATGATAATCATGAAATCTTTGTAGCTTCCACAGGTGAAATAACAGTTGAATATTCGGATGTCCTTGGCGACTCTGCTGGAATTGAAATCTCTGGTGATGCAATTGTGAACTGGCTTGAAGGGAACATTGATGAAGACCCACTTTTTGTAAATCCATTTAATCATGATTATAATTTACAGGCAGCTTCTCCCTGCATTGATGCGGGTGACCCAGATCCTTTTTACAATGACCCTGACGGAACCAGAAATGATATGGGAGCGTATTGCTTTCACCAATCTGGGATTCGGGGAACAGTTACTATTACTCAAGGATCTGGCAATGTTGAAGATGTTGTTATAGAAGTTACTGGTGACACAATAACATCAGTAAGTCCATCCGAAAATGGAACTTATACTGTTACTGTATCGGCTGGGACTTATAATGTAACAGCCACTTTGGAAGAATATTTCCCTTATCCAGTAAGTTATGATAGTCTAGTAGTTGGAGAAGGAGAATTGGTTTCAGGTATTGACTTTGATATGAGTCCAATTTTACCAGGCTCAATTGAAGGTAAAGTTGACATTGCAGGTTTAGGAGATGTAGAAGATGTTGAAATTACTGCAGGCGAAGAAATGACCAATCCTTATCCGGTATATGATCCTTGGGGGGTCTTACTTTATTACTATTATATTTTAGAAATAGCTCCTGGTATCTATGATGTTACTGCCTCTCTGACAGGTTATCAAGATTCTACTGTAACAGATGTAATTGTTCAATCAATGCAACAAACATTAGACATAAATTTTGTGCTTCAGCCTATCACTTATGAAGGCTATATCTCTGGAACCGTTACTCTTAAAAATGGGACTGGCAATGTAGAGGATGTAGAAGTTAGTGTTCCTGGTTTTGACCCAGTTCATCCTGATGCAAATGGTGATTATTTATTAACAGTTGTAAATGGGACTTATGATGTTACCGCTTCTTTAGAGGGATATACTTCCATCACAATTCGCGATGTAGTTGTCATACCTGATCAAACTATTACAGGTATTAATATGACACTCATAAATTGGGAGATTATTCCAGGAACTCAGTATAATATGACTGTATTTACAACAGTCACATTAGATGGTAAATTTGTTTGTGGTGATAGTAGTAATCAAGTAGCAGCATTTGGACCTGGTGGAGAAAATGACTGTCGGGGAATAGCTATATGGCAAGAAGGGAATCATTCATTATGGAGTAATTATTGGGATTTATCTGGATACTGGCATTTTACAATAGTAAGTAACAATAATTCTGGAGAAACAATACGATTCAAATTATATGAAACTCAAACTGATAGTATTTATGACTATTGTTATGAATCAATTATCTTCGTAGATGATCCTGATACTTGTAGTGCTACTGCAATTGATTTAAATGCTCCGTCACCAATAAGAGACCAGCAATTTAATCTTATTGAAGAATGGAACTGGATATCTTTCAATCTCCATCCGGAGAATCCTTCAATTGACTCGGTATTTGCTTCTTTAACTCCAAATGATATTTATCAGGTGAAGAATCAAACTCAGGCTTCAACATATTTTCCTGGCGGATGGGTTGGAGACCTTAACTATATTACAGACGGAGAAGGATATTTAGTAAATATGATCAATAGTTATGACGGCTTTACTTTGAGCGGAGAAGCAATTAATCCAATAATACATCCAATAGATTTAGTTCCAAATTGGAATTGGGTTGGATATTATCCTTATGTCTCACTTACTTTACCTGAAGCATTAGCTTCAATAAGTGCAACTGTGGTAAAGACACAAGACAAATCTGCTGTGTATGATGGTGGTTGGCTTGGAGACTTAACGCAAATGGAACCTGGGGTAGGGTATAAAATATGTATGACCGCTGAGGGTGTACTAACATATCCTGGAACCAGTTGTTATAGAACTCTGCCTTTGAATGGACAAGATAAGGAATATAACGCCGCAGGCTGGGAAGTAGTGTCAGGAACTCAAGCTAATATGATAGCTATGGTAAAGATTATACTTAATGAAGAAGTTATTAATAATTCAGAAGACTATGTTATTGGAGTCTTTGATAATGAAGATAATTGCCGTTCTATTGGAAAAAAAGTGTATGATTTTTGGTATTTTACTATAGTCGGAAATGTAGATGGAGCAGAATTACACTTTAAAGTATACAATTTACAAACTGAAAAAATATTTGAAAGCAATGAGAAAATAATCTTCCAAAATGATGCTATTATTGGCTCTCCTGAAAAAGCTATTATTGTAACTTGTAATGGTTCAAACAGTGATATTCCAGAAGAGTATAATTTGTATAATTCCCATCCCAATCCTTTCTATAACTCAACTTCTATAAAGTATCAAATTCCAAAAAGAACTAAAGTTAATATCTCAATATATAATATTCTTGGTCAAAAAGTAAAAACTTTAGTTAATTTAACAAAAGACCCGGATACATATCTTGTAAAATGGAATGGAAAAGATGCTAAAAATAACTCATTGCCAAGCGGAATATATTTCTATAAACTAACTACTGATAAATATACTGAAATTCAGAAATTAGTAAAACTTAAATAATTACAATTATCTAATAAAAGGAAAGGTGGTTTTTGATAAGCTGCCTTTCCTTATATTCAAATTATTATATGTGAATTGATAAATTAATTTCACATAGAGCCTAAAGGAAGAATTAATGAAAATAAAAATATTTATTCTTACCTTACTATTAATATTTGTAAATCAATTTTTATATGCAGATCCACCAAACTGGGAACATATATATGGAACTCAATATTCAATGGTATTAATGGCAGAAGTTACATTTGATGGAGAGGTATTTGAAGGAACAGGGAATAATATGGCTGGTGCTTTTTGTTTCACTGATAGTTTAGAATGCCGAAGTGTAGCTACATGGCAAGAACCCAATCCTCCACATTGGGAAGGATACTGGCATTTTGTTATTGTTGCAAATGAAAACGGCGAAGAAATAAGTTTTAAAATATACGACGATTCAACTGATGTAATTTACAATTGTAACCAAACAATCTTTTTTGAAGATAATACAACAATTGGTAATCCAGGTGAACCTTTTATGTTAACCTCACCCCTATCTGTAGATGCTCCGAATCACATTCTAACTTTTCATCTTAATCAAAATATACCTAACCCCTTTAATGCAACAACATATATCAGTTTCTCACTACCAAAGTCATGTAATGTTAAAATACAAATTTACAATGTGAAAGGTCAATTAGTTACAACTCTAATTGATGAATATAAACCTGCTGGATATCATTCGGCTGACTGGAATGTTAAAGATATGAGTTCTGGAATTTATTTCTACAAATTACATACCGATACATTTATTTCTATCAAAAAGTGCATTATTTTGAAATAATGTAAAAGGTAGAAAAAATGAGACAAGACCTTCAAGCCACTAACTGATGGGTGAAGGTCTATTTTTTACAATAAAGTTTGACAAAAAATTTCTACAATATCTATTTCTATTTTAGGAGATATACAAAATGATTGACAAAGGTAAGACAAAAAAAGAACTTGTAGATGAACTGGCAAAACTGCGTAGGCGAATTGCGGAATTGGAAAAATTAGAAAATCATCGCAAGAAAGCAGAGATGGAAAACGAGGAACGCCGCCTTTATCTGCAAGCAGTGCTGACTGATGCTCCTGATGCCATAATTACTATGGATGCCCATCATAAAATAATTATGTGTAATCAGGTAGCTGAGAAACTTTTCGGATATTCAAAAAAAGAGATGATAGATAAGGATATTGATGACCTGATTGCAGGTGCTGATAAATTTGAGGAAGCAAAACTTTATAGTAAACAGGTATTAGCTGGAGAAAATATACCAACTGTAGAGACCGTCCGATATCGGAAGGATGGTACCCCTGTGGATGTAGTGATGGCTGGTTCACCAATATTAATAGGAAATGAATTAGTCGGAGCAGTGGCAGTTTATACTGATATTACCAAGCGAAAGCAAATGGAAGTAGAAATTAAAAAATATTCACTGGAACTTGAACACAAGATAGAAGAGTTGAGGAAAGTTAATGATGAGTTATCTCAATACACTTATGCTGTTTCACACGACCTTCGTGCTCCTCTACGCGCACTAAACAACTATTGCCGATTCCTTCAAGAGGATTGTAGTGATAGTTTAGATGATACTGGACAGGAATATATCCAAGGTATTGCAGAGAATGTATGGCATATGGAGGAACTGGTAACAGACCTTCTGGAATACTCAATAATAGGAAGAACCAAGCCAAAGATAACCAATGTAAATGTTGGCAAGCTCCTGTCTCGGCTTGTCTCCCAGTTGCACCCAGATGAAAATGTTGAGATAACTCTTCCAAAAGAAGATATTATAATTCAAGCCAACGAAATCCAGATGGAACAAATATTTTCCAACCTCCTTTCAAATGCACTTAAATTTAACAAATCTGATAATCCGCATATTATTGTAGGATATAAGGAAACCAATAACACCTGGGAATTCTCTATTAAAGATAATGGAATTGGCATTTCGTCTAAATATTTTGATAAGATATTTGGTATCTTTCAACGACTGCATACCCAAGAAGAATATGAGGGTACCGGCATTGGACTGGCAATTGTTAAAAAGGCTGTAGAACAACATGGCGGCACCATTTGGGTAGAATCAACGT is a window of Candidatus Cloacimonadota bacterium DNA encoding:
- a CDS encoding T9SS type A sorting domain-containing protein; amino-acid sequence: MKKIVIILFGVLLTASITTADTNIPGGNVSGIWTFAGSPYIIDGEIQIQAGDTLIIEPGVEIQFSGHYKFNVYGRLLVEGNADSLITFTAQDTSTGWHGLRFYDTNINGQEASSLVYCTLEYGRATGAESSGGAVYLENSDENFQDVTIHNNYAAGYGGGTYFLNSNPNLTNVSILDNSAYYDGGGVFCFSSSPSLIKVTISGNTTEWNGGGIACFNNSNPELVNVTISQNISYQNGCGIACLYNSSVDLLNSIVWNNDNHEIFVASTGEITVEYSDVLGDSAGIEISGDAIVNWLEGNIDEDPLFVNPFNHDYNLQAASPCIDAGDPDPFYNDPDGTRNDMGAYCFHQSGIRGTVTITQGSGNVEDVVIEVTGDTITSVSPSENGTYTVTVSAGTYNVTATLEEYFPYPVSYDSLVVGEGELVSGIDFDMSPILPGSIEGKVDIAGLGDVEDVEITAGEEMTNPYPVYDPWGVLLYYYYILEIAPGIYDVTASLTGYQDSTVTDVIVQSMQQTLDINFVLQPITYEGYISGTVTLKNGTGNVEDVEVSVPGFDPVHPDANGDYLLTVVNGTYDVTASLEGYTSITIRDVVVIPDQTITGINMTLINWEIIPGTQYNMTVFTTVTLDGKFVCGDSSNQVAAFGPGGENDCRGIAIWQEGNHSLWSNYWDLSGYWHFTIVSNNNSGETIRFKLYETQTDSIYDYCYESIIFVDDPDTCSATAIDLNAPSPIRDQQFNLIEEWNWISFNLHPENPSIDSVFASLTPNDIYQVKNQTQASTYFPGGWVGDLNYITDGEGYLVNMINSYDGFTLSGEAINPIIHPIDLVPNWNWVGYYPYVSLTLPEALASISATVVKTQDKSAVYDGGWLGDLTQMEPGVGYKICMTAEGVLTYPGTSCYRTLPLNGQDKEYNAAGWEVVSGTQANMIAMVKIILNEEVINNSEDYVIGVFDNEDNCRSIGKKVYDFWYFTIVGNVDGAELHFKVYNLQTEKIFESNEKIIFQNDAIIGSPEKAIIVTCNGSNSDIPEEYNLYNSHPNPFYNSTSIKYQIPKRTKVNISIYNILGQKVKTLVNLTKDPDTYLVKWNGKDAKNNSLPSGIYFYKLTTDKYTEIQKLVKLK
- a CDS encoding T9SS type A sorting domain-containing protein produces the protein MKIKIFILTLLLIFVNQFLYADPPNWEHIYGTQYSMVLMAEVTFDGEVFEGTGNNMAGAFCFTDSLECRSVATWQEPNPPHWEGYWHFVIVANENGEEISFKIYDDSTDVIYNCNQTIFFEDNTTIGNPGEPFMLTSPLSVDAPNHILTFHLNQNIPNPFNATTYISFSLPKSCNVKIQIYNVKGQLVTTLIDEYKPAGYHSADWNVKDMSSGIYFYKLHTDTFISIKKCIILK
- a CDS encoding ATP-binding protein, producing the protein MIDKGKTKKELVDELAKLRRRIAELEKLENHRKKAEMENEERRLYLQAVLTDAPDAIITMDAHHKIIMCNQVAEKLFGYSKKEMIDKDIDDLIAGADKFEEAKLYSKQVLAGENIPTVETVRYRKDGTPVDVVMAGSPILIGNELVGAVAVYTDITKRKQMEVEIKKYSLELEHKIEELRKVNDELSQYTYAVSHDLRAPLRALNNYCRFLQEDCSDSLDDTGQEYIQGIAENVWHMEELVTDLLEYSIIGRTKPKITNVNVGKLLSRLVSQLHPDENVEITLPKEDIIIQANEIQMEQIFSNLLSNALKFNKSDNPHIIVGYKETNNTWEFSIKDNGIGISSKYFDKIFGIFQRLHTQEEYEGTGIGLAIVKKAVEQHGGTIWVESTSGKGSIFTFTLPKIKAEQLHQKTG